GCGCGGATGATGACGGGCCACGATTATTTTGTGGATGCGGGGTGGCGCTGATCGGCCCGCGTCGCGCGTTGCTAGAAAACCAGATACGCCCCGACATAGCGCGCCACCAGCGCCGCCATCACGATCCGGGACCAGCGGTCGGAGCGCGTCCCCATTGCCGCGATCATCAGCACCGCAAGCAACAGCGTCATTCCCAACGACCAGGGTCTGAAAAGCTGCGGCGAGATTGCCGGCACCATCGCATACCATGCCATCTGACAGCCAAGCAGCACGAGCAGGATGCCGATCACCACACGGCGGATACGGTGGAAATGGGCATCGAGATCGGTGTCCGCCTGGATATCCCGCGGGAACACCAGATGGGCCGCCAGATAATAGGCGCTGGCAAAGGCGGTCACGGCGAGCAGCGCGTGCCCCGATACCAGTATCGTCTCGCGGACCAGCCACGCCGCGCGCCAGAAGGAGAGCAAATCCAGCAGGACGAACGCACCGAGCAGGGGCGTGAGCCAGCCGACGCGCATGGTCGACCCGGTTCGCAGCCGCACCTCGATCGTGCGCGCAAGGCCGCCCAGCACTTCGGCGAGCGACAGGCCGAGCAGCAATCCGTACAGCGCGAAGACGAATTCGAAATCGCTCACGGATGCGTGTCCGCGCCCGCCAGCGGCTCCACATCGACCGATACGTGCATCTTCTGCGCGCCGGAGCCCAGCACCACCCCGTCGATCGGCGCGATGTCGGCATAGTCGCGGCCGATCGCCATGACGACGTGATCCTCGGCCATCCAGATGCCGTTGGTCGGATCGACGCCGACCCATCCGTGATCCGGCCCGCACCACAGCAGCACCCAGGCATGCGTGGCATCGGCGCCGACCAGCCGCTCCTGCCCCGGCGGCGGCAGGGTGCGCAGATAGCCCGAGCAATAGGCTGCGGGCAGCCCGGCGGCGCGCAGGCCCGTGATCATGATCTGCGCAAAGTCCTGGCACACCCCGCCCCGCGCATTGAACGCCTCGCGCGGGGGCGTGTCGACCAGAGTCGCGGCAGGGTCGAAGGCGAATTCGGACTGGATGCGCCGGGCGAGCGCTATGCCCGCCTCCAGCGCACCGCGGTCGGGGTCGAGGTCGGCCAGGCACCAGTCGCGGATGACGGGGTCGAGCGGGATGCGCGGGCTGGGGAAGAGGTAGGCGGCCGGACTCGCCGCGCCCATGTCGCGGCTGGCGCGGGCAAGCGCGGCGACCTGTCCCAGCGTCGGGTCGGACGACGACGGCACCGGGATCGGCCGGTCGACGATCACGCGTGCGCTGCTGGTGATGGTCAGCGACCGCGCGGGGCTTTCGACCACCAGCCGCGTGACATTGGCAAGGCCCGCCTCGGCGCGCGCGGGATGCGTCCGGCCGCCGGGCTCGATCGTCAGGTCGTAATCGACCAGTTCCTGTCCCGACCACAGGATCGGCTTCAGCCGCAGGTTGCAGCGCGCGAAGCCGACCGGCGCGGCATAGTCGAACCGCGTGACGTGGCGGATGGCATAGCGCATCATGCGAGCGTCAATCCCGCGGCACGCAGCGGCTCGGCACCCTGCAGGAAATAGCGGCGCGCGATCGCGCTCGACAGCGCGAACAGACGGTTGCCGATGTCGGTCATCGCATCGTCATCGATATCGACGGCGCGCAGTGTGGAGACGCGCGCGACAAGTTCGGTCGCCAGCGCCTGCTGCGGCTCGGCGAGGCCGTCATCGTCGAGCACCGGCAGGCGGCGCAGATGATCGGCAATCGCGTCGACCTGATAGGCGATGCCGCGCGGATTGCCGGGATCGAGCGCAACGAGATCGAGCACCGGCACGCGGGCGATGCCGGTCAGATAGCGCTGGCGATAGCTGATCTGGCTGTTGGCAAGGTCGAGCAGGGTCGACAGGTCGTCGGCACTCGCCCGGGCGCCGCCCAGCGCGCGCACCGCCGAGGCGACGGTCGCCGCGCGCTCGATCCGGCGGCCGAGGTCGTGAAACCGCCAGCCGTCGCTGCGTCCCATATGCTCGGCCGACAGTCCGGCCAGCGCGGCATAGCGTCGCTGGAGCGAGCCGGCGCGGTCGAGCAGATGGCCACGGGTCGGATGCGGCGCGTCGAGCAGGCGGATCATGTCCGCCGACAGCCGGTCGCGCGAGCCTTCGCCGATGATGCGCGCCTGGCGGTTGACCATGCGGACGCTGTACCCCTCTTCCGCCTCCAGCGCGGTGCGGGCGAAGCGGACGAGGTCGGGGCGGGCAATATCCTCGGGTGGCGGCGCGGCGCCGGCCGCGGTGATCAGGCCGACCAGGCGCCACACCGTTTCGGGCGACAGCGCCGCGCCGGTGTCGGCGCCGATCGAATGGCCGAGCAGCACGCGGATCGCGCCGAGCAGTGCCTCGCCACGCTCCAGATAGCGCCCCAGCCAGAACAGGTTGTCGGCGACCCGGCTGGGCAGCGTGCCGGGATTGCGGCGCAGGTGCACGGTGTCGGCGGGTGGCAGCAGCGAGACGTTGGCGACCGGTTCGGGACCGTGGATGCAGACGTCGGCGGACCAATTCCCCTCGCCCATGATCGCCGCGCGCTCGTCGGGATGCTCACCGATACGGGCGAAGCCGCCGGGCAGCACGGTCCACCGCCCCGCGGCGTCGCGCGCCGCGAAGACACGCAAGGTAAAGGGGCGCGGGGCAAGGGCACCGTCGGCGACGACCGGCATGGTCGACAGGCGGACGACCTCCTGCCCCACATAGTCCTGTGGGCGCCGCTCGAGATCGGCCAGCAGCAGTGCACGCGCATCGGCGTCGAGATCGCTGCCCAACGTCGGGCGACCCCCAGGCAGGCCCAAGGGCACGGTGTCGAACGCCGGCGCGATGACCATGCGGTCGAGATTGTCGCGCACCTCCGCGGCTTGGGCGGCGCCCCCGCACCACCAGGTCGCGACATTGGGCAGGATCAGGCTGGCACCGGTCAACCGCGTCGCCAGTTGCGGCAGGAACGCGTTCATCGCGGCGCTTTCGACGACGCCCGATCCCGGTGCCGACGACAGCACGACATTGCCGGTCGCCATCGCGTCGATGAGCCCCGCGACGCCGATCTGCGACGTCGAATCGAACGCCAGCGGATCGAGCAAGCGCGGGTCGACGCGGCGCCACAGGGCGTCGATCCGCTTGAGGCCGGCAATGGTGCGGACGTAGAGCTGATCTTCGCGCACTGCCAGGTCGGCGCCCTCGACCAACAGGAAGCCGAGATAGCGGGCGAGGTGCGCCTGTTCGGCATAGCTCGGGCTGAAGCGGCCCGGGGTCAGCAGGCCGATACGTGGCTCGGCGCGGCGGCAGACCGCGGCGAGCCCTTCGCGGAAGGCGGCGAAGAAGGGCGCGTGCCGCTCGACGTTCAGGCGCGACTGCAATCCGCCCAGCGTCCGCGCCACCGCCAGCCGGTTCTCCAGCGCATAGCCCGCCCCGACAGGCGCGCGGACATGATCGGCCAGCACCCGCCAATCGCCCGCCGGGCCACGACACAGATCGACCGCATAGAAATGCAGGTGCCGCCCACCCGGCGGGGTCAGGCCCACCATCGGACGCAGGAAGTGCGGGCTGCCGGTAACGATGGCGGCAGGCAGGTGGCCCTGCGCTATCAGGCGTCCTGTGCCGTAGATGTCGGCCACGATCGTCTCGAGCAGGTCGGCGCGCTGGGCGACGCCGTGGGCGATCCGGCTCCACGCGTCGCGACCGATCAGCAGCGGAACCGGCGACAACGGCCAGGGGCGTT
The nucleotide sequence above comes from Roseomonas aeriglobus. Encoded proteins:
- a CDS encoding transglutaminase family protein; translation: MMRYAIRHVTRFDYAAPVGFARCNLRLKPILWSGQELVDYDLTIEPGGRTHPARAEAGLANVTRLVVESPARSLTITSSARVIVDRPIPVPSSSDPTLGQVAALARASRDMGAASPAAYLFPSPRIPLDPVIRDWCLADLDPDRGALEAGIALARRIQSEFAFDPAATLVDTPPREAFNARGGVCQDFAQIMITGLRAAGLPAAYCSGYLRTLPPPGQERLVGADATHAWVLLWCGPDHGWVGVDPTNGIWMAEDHVVMAIGRDYADIAPIDGVVLGSGAQKMHVSVDVEPLAGADTHP
- a CDS encoding circularly permuted type 2 ATP-grasp protein, encoding MASDPVMASRYDAGAVAAQWLTDYCGDRPKGDVLCTARGADQAAWLIALEELAGIGGGALDETRERVQRHASDIGTGFRVAGEVAERPWPLSPVPLLIGRDAWSRIAHGVAQRADLLETIVADIYGTGRLIAQGHLPAAIVTGSPHFLRPMVGLTPPGGRHLHFYAVDLCRGPAGDWRVLADHVRAPVGAGYALENRLAVARTLGGLQSRLNVERHAPFFAAFREGLAAVCRRAEPRIGLLTPGRFSPSYAEQAHLARYLGFLLVEGADLAVREDQLYVRTIAGLKRIDALWRRVDPRLLDPLAFDSTSQIGVAGLIDAMATGNVVLSSAPGSGVVESAAMNAFLPQLATRLTGASLILPNVATWWCGGAAQAAEVRDNLDRMVIAPAFDTVPLGLPGGRPTLGSDLDADARALLLADLERRPQDYVGQEVVRLSTMPVVADGALAPRPFTLRVFAARDAAGRWTVLPGGFARIGEHPDERAAIMGEGNWSADVCIHGPEPVANVSLLPPADTVHLRRNPGTLPSRVADNLFWLGRYLERGEALLGAIRVLLGHSIGADTGAALSPETVWRLVGLITAAGAAPPPEDIARPDLVRFARTALEAEEGYSVRMVNRQARIIGEGSRDRLSADMIRLLDAPHPTRGHLLDRAGSLQRRYAALAGLSAEHMGRSDGWRFHDLGRRIERAATVASAVRALGGARASADDLSTLLDLANSQISYRQRYLTGIARVPVLDLVALDPGNPRGIAYQVDAIADHLRRLPVLDDDGLAEPQQALATELVARVSTLRAVDIDDDAMTDIGNRLFALSSAIARRYFLQGAEPLRAAGLTLA